A region of the Phycisphaerae bacterium genome:
GCCTTCGGGAGATTCGCGTACCAGGACCTCGGCTGCTGGTCATCCGCGCGCACGGCGTTTGAGATGAGGTAGAACCCGGTTTCCGAGTCATAGCGGTGCCCCCGGAACAGCCACGGGTTGCCGATGTAGCTCTGGCCAATCGGGTTGCCGTATTGGTCGAAAAACGACGGCTCGCCGAAGTCGCTGTAGCTGTAGCCCTCGACGACCGCGCCCGAGTAGTCGGTGATCTTCACCGCGCTGCCCAGGTCGTCTTCGTGATAGAAGTACTGCTGGCTCCCGCGCATCATCTGCAAGGGCACGCGGCCGCCCGCGCTGTAGACATAAGTGGCGAGCGTCGTACCAGCGCCGTCCTGCTCGGAGATCGTCTGCCGGCCGGCATAATAGAAGCGCGTGACGGTCCCGCCCACGTTCTTCTCGATCCGGCGGCCGAGGCAATCGTACCGGTACGTGGTCGTTTGGCCGATGTCGGCCCGGAAGAACTCCACCAGTTGGTTGCGGTAGTCATAGGTGAACGTGCGTGTAGCGCTGTCCTGGTCGATGAGATTGCCGTTGTGATCGTACTGGTGGACGGTGCTCCCAGACCCATGCAAGCCGTTGAGCGCCCCATCAAACGAGTCGGCAACGCAGAGGTCGTCGATGGTCTGGTTGGACGTTCCCGCGGAAGGCGTGGCTTGTCTCAGCGCGTAGGCCGAAAGGGCGTAATGCACGGAGCCGGTGTGCGTAATGCGCGGACTGGCCTCGCTGATTGGGTCAACCCAGAGTTCCACGTTGCCCGTGTCGTACTCGTACGACGTGACGATGCGGTAAGTCATGCCGAAGGTCAGGCCGGCGGGCCAGGTTGCGCCGATCGTGCCCGAGGTGCCGCTCAGGCCAACGGTATAGTCGCCCAGGCTGTTGCTGGTGATGAACACGCGCGAGGCGAAGTTGGACGTGCCGGCGTCCTTGAAGTGGGCGAAATATACGTTGCCGTTACCGCCGGTGTTCGTCAGGTCGAAGGCGGCGTAGAACTTCTGACCGGCGCCCAGCGTCGCGCTCAGCAGCGCGTTCACGTCCTCACGCGAACCTGCGCCCTGCGCGAGCCGGGCGCTCCCGCCGAGGACTTGAACCGGATAGAGTCCGCTAGCACTGTGGGCCGTCCAAGTGCCGTTTCCGACGAGGTTCCCATCGGGATAATCAAAGGGCTCAGCGAGGAGAGTCGGGGGCGGCGATGAACCGCTGGAGGGCGTCGTGGTGTACTGGTTCATCTGGTAATCGCCCGGCTCGCAGAGCGTCGGATCCATCGTGTACAGGCCAGGAAGAGAACCGCCCACGACCTCCTCACGGTTACCGACGCCGTCGAGCAGGTACTGGGTCGAGGTGAACGGCGGCGTGATCTGGTCGGAAAGAGTGAGGCGGTTGGCCGCGTCGTACGTGTAGTTCCGAGTGTCGGGCGGAGTGGTAACACCGCCATGAGTCTTGTTGTGCATCGGGTCCCAGGCGTAGGTGCGCTCGTCGAAACTCTGGCCGCTGGCAATCACCGTGTGATGCGTGCCCATGATTCTGCGGACGCCGTCATAGGAAACTCCCAAGCGCGTGCCGTTGTTGTAGTCCCGGCGTTCGACGCGGTCGCGGCCCACATAGTTGAAGGTCGCAATGACTGAACCGGGGTAATCGCTGACCGTCCGGGGCCGATTCAGGCTCTCGTAGGTCTGGTCGATCATGCGACCGCCGGGATAGAAGAGCCGTGTCAGGTTGCCCTCGCCGTCGTACCAGCCGTTGAGGGTGCGATTGAAGCCGCCGGCGATCTGCTGGACCTCGGTGGTGACGTTGCTGAGCGAGTCGTAGGCCCACGTCACCAGGGAGTCATTGTCTTGGGCGCGGACCAGGCGCGATAGCCCGTCGTAGGCGTAGCTCTCGAACGTCGTATCCGCCGATACACCGGGACCGGGTGTGATTGACCGGTCGGTCAGCCGGTCAAGCAGGTCGTAGGTGCTGGCAACGATGCTGCCGTTGCCGTCGACGGTGCTCACGGCATTGTCATACACGTCATAGATCGCCGAATCCGCGGTGCAGTCAGGGTAGTCGGTGCCGATGCGCCGGTTGAGCGGGTCGTAGCTGTACGCGGTCGTGTTGCCGTTGTCGTCGGTCTGGGCGACGAGTCGGGACGAATCGTCCCAGCCTTGGGTCGTCACGATGTCGGGATTGCCGTCGCCCGGCCAGGCATCGTCCGGCCCGTCGGCGTCCATGTCGCCTACGGTTCGCACCACCCGGTTTAGGCCGTCGTAGTGGTAGCGCGTCTGGTTGTCGCGAGCATCGATGTGCAGGGCCAGGTTGTCGCGCGAGTCGTAGCGGTACTGGTGGGTATTGCTGACGTTGTCGGACGTCTGGATCAGGCGGTCCAGGTTATCGTAGACGCGCTGCGTCACGAAAGACTGGTCCGGGTTGCCCAGATCAGATTTGTCCACCTCGGTCGCCGCGATGATGTTTGAACTCGCGTCGTACGAGTAAGCGACTGTGTTGCCCCGGGCGTCGGTCACGACCGATTGCCGGTTGGCCGTGTCATAAGCGTATGAGGTGGTGTGGCCGTTGTCGTCGGTGACGGCCAGGACCTGGGAATTGTCGCTGTAGACCCACTGGGTCGTCGAAAAACCGTCGCCGATCGGGGCCTGGGTCAGCGTGTCGAAGTGGAAGTATTCTCGGTGCACGAGCGTATCCATGGCGTCATACTGGCCATACTCTTCCGCGAGCCGCTGGTTGCCGGCGCTTCCCGGGGCGTCCGTCAGTTCGCCGTCACGGCGCACCGAAATGCGGTTGCCGTTGGCGTCGTAGTGCCAGGTCGTCACGTTCCCCATCGGATCCGTCTGCGTCGTGCGCCGATCGTACCCGTCGCATGTGTACAGGGTAATTCGCGGGCTGGCATCCTCGATTCCGCGCCGCGTCGCGCGGACGTTGCCGTTGCCGTCGTAATCGGTCTGCGCCGTTGACTGGCTCGGGTGTCCCTCGGCACGGGTCTCGCGGAACACCAGGTCCCGCTCGTCGTAGGACGTGCGGACGATATTGTACGGATCGCTTCCGCTGGTCGCCTGGCCGAACCGTTCCAGCGTCCGATTGCGGTTGGCGTCGTAGCCGTACTCGGTGATCGCGTACAGGCCGTCCGACACCTCGCGGCTCGTACGAATAAGCCGGTTGAGGATCTCATAGTCGTACAGGGTCGTAAAGTACGCGTTCGGCTGGAGCAATCCTTGGTCGTCGATGTTCTGCACGTCCACGCGAACCACATTGTCGTCCGCATCGTAGTACGTGTCCCGCTGGTAGCGCACGCCGCTCCCGTCCATGATCTCGCGCGAAATCTCGCGGACGATCTGGTTTAGCTGGTTCACCACGTATTGGGTGTCGTGTCCCCGCGGGTCGGTCACGCGGACCGCGTTCCCGGCGACGTCGTACTGGTAAGTGGTTGTGAGCGCAAAGCCGCCCGCGTCCACGATCGTG
Encoded here:
- a CDS encoding RHS repeat protein yields the protein MSAHVQNGSNLALLSHHCKLASPAVFAHGCMLAPRATSAVRQDGGGLSAGLRRIALHACLLAALSGCRTQSDFDGDYDVDADDFVIQTATMNGPDRPPAEHDRDDTDVDQDGDVDLHDFAALQVCFAGPNQAPGAACLVENLVEPGTLHGPAAAPCGTCAGGATPDASPGIYGFSGEYYYVAEDLRIPGRGFDFVWARRYRSRIGPSTAMGNGWDFSYNIWVEAQGLNLVLHDGNSRRDLYHIQPDGTWARRESFREITQNVDGSYMLTFPDTGTWNLHALDGSPLAGKLGRIVDRNGNTMTFDYDGLGRLVTIHDTLDTPAHSRDISISYNADGFIAAVTDFTGRQVSYAYYHDGDAGGSSGDLKSATSPIVIGTPTGNDFPTGKTNFYTYSRGFADERLNHNLLTITDPKGQTYLQNVYATTTDPGTVEFDRVVRQVWGDPGDIIDFAYVPQMPAPPASYAIVKAIVNDRAGNVRECLYDAYNRLVSQREYTGRADPNLPTTETENRPTGRLRADDPEFFETRYEWNVDALPTRISHPNGNSTVNVYELQLDPDAPRRSRGNLRELHRLPGPLGGDQTEIIELFEYDTGFGGCCGTNFVTRHVDGREYETLHSYDAHGNRLHTQHRIPSIVEDWEYNAYGQVTAHTLPENGSGHRRRDEYTYYDTGAQYGYQQSTIVDAGGFALTTTYQYDVAGNAVRVTDPRGHDTQYVVNQLNQIVREISREIMDGSGVRYQRDTYYDADDNVVRVDVQNIDDQGLLQPNAYFTTLYDYEILNRLIRTSREVSDGLYAITEYGYDANRNRTLERFGQATSGSDPYNIVRTSYDERDLVFRETRAEGHPSQSTAQTDYDGNGNVRATRRGIEDASPRITLYTCDGYDRRTTQTDPMGNVTTWHYDANGNRISVRRDGELTDAPGSAGNQRLAEEYGQYDAMDTLVHREYFHFDTLTQAPIGDGFSTTQWVYSDNSQVLAVTDDNGHTTSYAYDTANRQSVVTDARGNTVAYSYDASSNIIAATEVDKSDLGNPDQSFVTQRVYDNLDRLIQTSDNVSNTHQYRYDSRDNLALHIDARDNQTRYHYDGLNRVVRTVGDMDADGPDDAWPGDGNPDIVTTQGWDDSSRLVAQTDDNGNTTAYSYDPLNRRIGTDYPDCTADSAIYDVYDNAVSTVDGNGSIVASTYDLLDRLTDRSITPGPGVSADTTFESYAYDGLSRLVRAQDNDSLVTWAYDSLSNVTTEVQQIAGGFNRTLNGWYDGEGNLTRLFYPGGRMIDQTYESLNRPRTVSDYPGSVIATFNYVGRDRVERRDYNNGTRLGVSYDGVRRIMGTHHTVIASGQSFDERTYAWDPMHNKTHGGVTTPPDTRNYTYDAANRLTLSDQITPPFTSTQYLLDGVGNREEVVGGSLPGLYTMDPTLCEPGDYQMNQYTTTPSSGSSPPPTLLAEPFDYPDGNLVGNGTWTAHSASGLYPVQVLGGSARLAQGAGSREDVNALLSATLGAGQKFYAAFDLTNTGGNGNVYFAHFKDAGTSNFASRVFITSNSLGDYTVGLSGTSGTIGATWPAGLTFGMTYRIVTSYEYDTGNVELWVDPISEASPRITHTGSVHYALSAYALRQATPSAGTSNQTIDDLCVADSFDGALNGLHGSGSTVHQYDHNGNLIDQDSATRTFTYDYRNQLVEFFRADIGQTTTYRYDCLGRRIEKNVGGTVTRFYYAGRQTISEQDGAGTTLATYVYSAGGRVPLQMMRGSQQYFYHEDDLGSAVKITDYSGAVVEGYSYSDFGEPSFFDQYGNPIGQSYIGNPWLFRGHRYDSETGFYLISNAVRADDQQPRSWYANLPKAGLYPLEFYSYSSAGGVGVEVAYMDTGVGRLVGRSAAVMWHAPGSLGNAYDYFANNPTSWGIEWSMYPSMQEGDEHECPDCKRAREARKRGWWAEKWDVLRHGIHWPHPDPSGGPLPTEPGVGGVPGEGGTHGSNRGTFGEGRGPNGKATTPGTKPPGARDSPRQEQPPKPGKLCCCIYWDDTLHGKIKVDKDGRYYGYGVSNVHAPADANCDAWCQSTMKARCGYDGRCDADITKGYIKARLGK